A region from the Parasphingopyxis sp. CP4 genome encodes:
- a CDS encoding NAD(P)/FAD-dependent oxidoreductase produces the protein MDMPSQNTEARQDATHVDVLVVGAGISGIGAAWHLKDQCPGKSFLILEKKDTFGGTWVTHTYPGIRSDSDLYTFGYRFKPWTSAPIASAEEILKYMGEVIEENGIDAHIRYGHTITAAHFSRADNLWTVEVTENATGEQKIFTANFLWMCQGYYNHEQPFTPEWDGMDDYKGEIIHPQLWPENADLKDKRVLVIGSGATAATLVPAIAGDVDHVTLLQRSPTYFLPAPNANELADTLREIEIDEDIIHPIVRKKNLFDQLQLTTRCKTEPEVVKEELLDGVREFLGPDYDIATHFTPRYRPWQQRVAVVPDGDLFQGIASGKADVVTDTIDRFTEKGVLLNSGEEFEADIIVTATGFNLSVLGDIPFSVDDEPVSWPETITYRGMMFTGVPNMVWIFGYFRASWTLRVDIVADFVCNLLNHMDRHGADSVEVALRPEDANMEISSWVDPDDFNPNYLMRDMHLLPKAGDKPEWRHTQDYWNECDVIPTIDPGSSEFVYHGQAATAEAETEAAE, from the coding sequence ATGGATATGCCAAGCCAGAATACTGAAGCCCGCCAGGATGCGACCCATGTCGATGTGTTGGTTGTCGGTGCGGGGATTTCCGGCATCGGCGCTGCATGGCACCTGAAAGATCAATGCCCGGGCAAAAGCTTTCTGATCCTTGAAAAGAAAGACACGTTCGGCGGCACCTGGGTAACCCACACCTATCCGGGCATCCGGTCCGACAGCGATCTTTATACCTTTGGCTATCGCTTCAAGCCCTGGACCTCCGCCCCGATCGCCAGTGCCGAGGAGATCCTCAAATATATGGGCGAGGTGATCGAAGAAAACGGCATCGATGCGCATATCCGCTATGGCCACACCATTACGGCAGCGCATTTCTCCCGTGCCGATAATCTATGGACCGTCGAAGTCACCGAAAACGCAACCGGCGAGCAGAAGATCTTCACCGCCAATTTCCTCTGGATGTGCCAGGGCTATTATAATCACGAACAGCCCTTCACGCCCGAATGGGATGGCATGGATGACTATAAGGGCGAGATTATCCATCCCCAGCTCTGGCCCGAAAATGCCGACCTGAAAGACAAGCGCGTGCTCGTGATCGGATCGGGCGCAACCGCGGCGACGCTGGTTCCCGCGATTGCCGGTGATGTCGACCATGTCACCCTGCTTCAGCGCTCCCCGACCTATTTCTTGCCCGCGCCCAACGCCAATGAGCTCGCTGATACGCTGCGCGAGATTGAGATTGATGAGGACATTATCCATCCGATCGTCCGCAAGAAGAACCTGTTCGATCAACTGCAATTGACAACACGCTGCAAGACCGAGCCCGAGGTGGTGAAGGAAGAACTGCTCGACGGGGTGCGCGAATTTTTAGGCCCTGACTATGATATCGCGACCCATTTCACACCCAGATATCGACCCTGGCAGCAGCGGGTCGCGGTGGTGCCGGATGGCGACTTGTTCCAGGGCATTGCGAGCGGCAAGGCAGATGTCGTTACCGATACGATCGATCGCTTCACGGAAAAGGGCGTGCTCTTGAATTCGGGCGAAGAGTTTGAAGCCGATATCATCGTCACGGCAACCGGCTTCAACCTGTCGGTGCTCGGCGATATCCCCTTCTCGGTCGATGATGAGCCGGTCAGCTGGCCCGAAACGATCACCTATCGCGGCATGATGTTTACCGGCGTGCCGAACATGGTCTGGATCTTCGGCTATTTCCGGGCGAGCTGGACCTTGCGGGTCGATATTGTCGCGGACTTTGTCTGCAACCTGCTCAACCATATGGACCGGCATGGCGCAGACAGCGTCGAAGTGGCGCTGCGCCCCGAAGATGCGAATATGGAGATCAGTTCCTGGGTCGACCCGGATGATTTCAATCCCAACTATCTGATGCGCGACATGCATTTGCTGCCCAAGGCCGGTGACAAGCCGGAATGGCGGCACACCCAGGATTATTGGAACGAATGCGATGTCATACCGACCATCGATCCGGGCAGCAGCGAATTTGTCTATCACGGCCAGGCCGCCACCGCCGAGGCAGAAACTGAAGCGGCCGAATAG
- a CDS encoding S9 family peptidase: MKPSIALIASVAALATTPALARPMTPEDVSRIADVGAFAVSSDGARIAFGRNQLPDIIAGDDNGTTDTSLHVVSAANSAQEFLPDGMDVSGIRFSPDGRMVSFLWNDDGDDDSHTALYGIPVAGGGHRLLAEIDGANIRSYEWAPDSRSVYAIAAAETDAQRAAESAAGFNAVIYQEEQRFNRIFAVTIGSEADPREIAVDGHVTQLRVSPDDDWLALRWSPTTLVDDSYTRQRVVIVDADDGAIRATVETPGKIGDYEISPDGSQLSLIAGIDQHDPAATTLHLVDAATGSYSAVNAGAAEAIVDTEWMADGRLAAVVHVGAQSELRFYDASGAVTAAVDPGAVILRRLDAAGDRLAAVGDAPSHPNELFLLNGTSFARWTTLNPWLADIDMGAQRTMTYQARDGLTVEGIVIEPVGGAPNGGAPTILTVHGGPEAHYSNGWLTRYSMAGQVGAGSGYAVFYPNYRGSTAYGTDFSKLHQSDYAGGEFNDLVDGIQALGAEGLVDLERVGITGGSYGGYASAWGATALTEHFAASVMFVGISNQISKFGTGDIPQEMYLVHARAWPWDDWQAMLEVSPIFHAGQSQTPTLILHGEEDTRVDPGQSYELYNALNIRTDVPVRLVLYPGEGHGNRNAAARYDYNIRLMRWMGHYLTGPGGEPPEPRIELPDGMIGGDASE, encoded by the coding sequence TTGAAACCATCGATCGCTCTTATCGCCAGCGTCGCCGCATTGGCGACCACGCCCGCGCTCGCCAGACCGATGACGCCCGAAGATGTGAGCCGCATCGCCGATGTCGGCGCCTTTGCCGTGTCATCAGATGGCGCGCGTATCGCTTTTGGCCGCAACCAGCTCCCTGATATCATCGCAGGCGATGATAACGGCACGACCGATACCAGCCTTCATGTGGTAAGCGCCGCAAATAGCGCGCAGGAATTCCTGCCTGATGGCATGGATGTGAGCGGCATTCGCTTTTCGCCTGATGGTCGGATGGTCAGCTTTCTCTGGAACGATGATGGCGATGACGATTCCCACACCGCACTCTACGGCATTCCCGTTGCTGGTGGTGGCCACCGCCTGCTCGCCGAGATCGATGGGGCGAATATCCGCAGCTATGAATGGGCGCCGGATTCGCGCAGCGTCTATGCGATTGCTGCCGCCGAAACCGACGCTCAGCGCGCAGCGGAAAGTGCTGCGGGTTTCAACGCGGTCATCTATCAGGAAGAGCAGCGCTTCAACCGGATCTTCGCGGTTACGATCGGTTCCGAAGCTGATCCGCGTGAGATCGCAGTGGACGGCCATGTCACCCAGCTCAGGGTCTCGCCAGACGATGACTGGCTCGCCTTGCGCTGGTCCCCGACAACATTGGTCGATGATAGCTATACGCGCCAACGTGTGGTGATCGTCGACGCCGATGATGGGGCGATCCGCGCGACCGTCGAAACACCGGGCAAGATCGGCGATTATGAGATTTCGCCTGATGGGAGTCAGCTTTCGCTGATTGCTGGGATCGATCAGCATGATCCCGCAGCAACCACGCTGCATCTCGTCGATGCGGCGACCGGCAGCTACAGCGCGGTCAATGCCGGCGCGGCCGAAGCGATTGTCGATACTGAATGGATGGCCGATGGCCGGTTGGCCGCCGTGGTCCATGTCGGCGCGCAAAGCGAGCTGCGTTTCTATGATGCAAGCGGCGCTGTCACCGCTGCCGTCGATCCGGGTGCCGTGATCCTGCGGCGCCTTGATGCGGCGGGCGATCGACTGGCGGCGGTTGGCGATGCGCCGAGCCATCCCAATGAGTTGTTCCTGCTCAACGGGACCAGCTTCGCGCGCTGGACCACGCTCAATCCCTGGCTCGCCGATATCGATATGGGGGCCCAGCGCACCATGACCTATCAGGCGCGCGACGGGCTGACCGTCGAAGGCATTGTCATCGAACCCGTTGGCGGCGCGCCGAACGGTGGAGCGCCGACCATCCTCACCGTCCATGGCGGGCCCGAAGCCCATTATTCCAATGGCTGGCTGACGCGCTACTCGATGGCCGGCCAGGTCGGTGCGGGGAGCGGCTATGCCGTCTTCTACCCCAATTATCGCGGCAGCACCGCCTATGGGACTGACTTTTCCAAGCTCCACCAGAGCGATTATGCGGGCGGTGAATTCAACGATCTCGTCGACGGCATCCAGGCGCTGGGTGCAGAAGGCCTGGTCGATCTTGAACGGGTCGGCATCACTGGCGGTTCCTATGGCGGCTATGCGTCTGCCTGGGGCGCGACCGCGCTGACCGAGCATTTTGCCGCCAGCGTCATGTTTGTCGGGATTTCAAACCAGATTTCGAAATTCGGCACCGGCGATATCCCGCAGGAAATGTACCTCGTCCATGCACGCGCCTGGCCCTGGGATGATTGGCAGGCGATGCTTGAAGTCAGCCCGATCTTCCATGCCGGCCAATCGCAAACGCCAACCCTGATCCTCCACGGCGAGGAAGATACCCGGGTCGATCCGGGGCAAAGCTATGAGCTCTATAACGCGCTCAACATTCGCACCGATGTGCCCGTGCGCCTCGTGCTCTATCCGGGCGAAGGCCATGGCAACCGCAACGCTGCGGCGCGCTATGATTACAATATCCGCCTGATGCGCTGGATGGGTCACTATCTCACCGGTCCAGGCGGCGAACCGCCTGAACCGCGGATCGAACTGCCTGACGGCATGATCGGCGGTGACGCCAGCGAATAG
- the dinB gene encoding DNA polymerase IV: MHKADVPNEPSEDAPLRKIIHIDMDAFYASVEQRDNPELRGKPVAVGGSSGRGVVAAASYEAREFGVRSAMPSVTAKRRCPDLIFVRARFDIYRAISNQIRGIFRNYTQLVEPLSLDEAYLDVTRYRKLPTATAIAEEIRERIRDATGLTASAGVSYNKFLAKIASDQNKPDGICVVTPKQGPRFVARLPVRRFHGVGPKTAEKMKRLGIETGADLREQSEEFLRANFGKSAGYFYRASRGIDNRQVKPNRERKSLGAERTYGEDLHDRGAMIAKLDEIVDTVWERAEKSESFGRTITLKLRYADFETPTRARSLDHPVASRDALLTVGVELLDTLIPDSRGVRLLGLTMSGFGEKDSEGSDPDEPAQLGLEL, encoded by the coding sequence ATGCATAAGGCGGACGTGCCGAACGAACCGTCTGAAGATGCGCCTCTCCGCAAGATCATCCATATCGATATGGATGCCTTTTACGCATCCGTTGAACAGCGCGATAATCCGGAGCTGCGGGGGAAGCCTGTCGCCGTTGGCGGATCGAGCGGGCGCGGCGTTGTCGCGGCGGCATCCTATGAGGCCCGCGAATTTGGCGTGCGATCCGCAATGCCATCGGTCACCGCAAAGCGGCGCTGTCCGGACCTGATCTTTGTGCGCGCGCGCTTCGATATCTATCGCGCCATTTCGAACCAGATCCGCGGCATTTTCCGCAACTACACGCAGCTCGTCGAGCCGCTGTCGCTGGACGAGGCCTATCTGGACGTGACGCGGTATCGCAAACTGCCGACAGCCACCGCTATTGCCGAAGAAATCCGCGAACGGATCCGCGATGCCACCGGGCTCACAGCGTCGGCGGGCGTCTCCTACAATAAATTCCTCGCCAAGATCGCCTCAGACCAGAACAAGCCGGATGGCATCTGTGTCGTCACGCCAAAACAGGGGCCCAGATTTGTCGCCCGGCTGCCGGTGCGCCGCTTCCATGGCGTCGGCCCCAAGACAGCGGAGAAGATGAAGCGGCTCGGCATCGAGACGGGTGCGGACCTGCGCGAGCAATCCGAAGAATTTCTCCGCGCCAATTTCGGCAAGAGCGCTGGCTATTTTTACCGTGCCTCGCGCGGAATCGACAATCGCCAGGTCAAACCCAATCGCGAGCGCAAATCACTGGGTGCCGAGCGCACCTATGGCGAAGACTTGCATGACCGCGGCGCGATGATCGCCAAATTGGACGAGATTGTCGATACGGTCTGGGAACGCGCGGAAAAATCGGAAAGCTTCGGCCGGACGATCACCCTCAAGCTACGCTATGCCGATTTCGAGACGCCGACCCGGGCCCGCTCGCTCGATCATCCTGTCGCCAGCCGTGACGCGCTGTTGACGGTCGGTGTGGAGCTCCTCGACACACTGATCCCGGATAGCCGCGGCGTGCGATTGCTCGGTCTTACCATGTCGGGCTTTGGCGAAAAGGATAGCGAAGGCTCCGATCCGGACGAACCCGCACAGCTTGGGCTGGAGCTTTAA
- a CDS encoding sterol desaturase family protein gives MSGSLTAILLSALAMTIIVGARYLAASGLFAWLTGKVRPGLYASLRPQIGSEIYWSLLSAAIYGIPAGIVAWGWDTLGWTLIYTDISAYPLWYVPVSIFLYLLAQDTWFYWTHRWMHRPRIFRIAHAVHHASRPPTAWAAMSFHPIEALTLAIFIPLLVFLIPIHIFALAIVLTIMTIMGVTNHMGWEIFPRFIVEGVAGRWLITASHHQRHHADYRCNYGLYFRFWDRLCRTDTGLGSFEQEGRSGRSGVSPPHGGQPERPA, from the coding sequence ATGTCCGGCAGCCTTACCGCGATCCTCCTGTCCGCACTGGCGATGACAATCATCGTTGGCGCGCGTTATTTGGCAGCGAGCGGGCTGTTCGCCTGGCTAACCGGAAAGGTCCGTCCGGGTCTCTATGCAAGCCTGCGGCCGCAGATCGGGAGCGAGATATACTGGTCGCTGTTGAGCGCCGCGATTTACGGAATCCCGGCCGGGATCGTTGCCTGGGGCTGGGACACTCTGGGCTGGACGCTGATCTACACCGACATCAGTGCCTATCCGCTCTGGTATGTACCGGTGTCGATTTTCCTATATTTGTTGGCCCAGGATACATGGTTTTACTGGACCCATCGCTGGATGCATCGGCCCCGCATTTTTCGGATCGCCCATGCCGTACACCATGCCAGTCGGCCGCCCACTGCCTGGGCAGCGATGAGCTTTCATCCGATTGAAGCGCTGACTTTGGCAATATTCATACCGTTGCTCGTTTTCCTCATCCCCATACACATTTTCGCTTTGGCTATCGTTTTGACCATTATGACGATAATGGGGGTGACAAATCACATGGGCTGGGAGATTTTCCCTAGGTTCATAGTCGAGGGGGTAGCAGGACGCTGGCTGATAACAGCAAGCCATCATCAGCGGCATCATGCAGACTATAGGTGTAATTATGGGTTATATTTCCGGTTCTGGGACCGGCTCTGCCGGACAGACACGGGATTGGGCAGTTTCGAACAAGAAGGCCGCAGCGGCCGCAGCGGCGTTTCTCCTCCTCACGGGGGTCAGCCCGAGCGGCCAGCTTGA
- a CDS encoding PadR family transcriptional regulator, with protein sequence MSLQYAILIALTEGPRSGYDIAKLFDQSVGFFWRARHSQIYRELGKLKDKAWAVAKEIVQSDKPNRIEFSITEAGREALMQWSRQPTEPQELKDDFLVQLYGIEAIDLDALRANLLARQERHRDLHAQYQAKYKLLENSDILGDIGRRLALEVALIYEREWGDWCTRALDQLSPEALGSQNNVIPIEQEKRA encoded by the coding sequence ATGTCGCTACAATATGCGATCCTGATCGCACTGACCGAGGGGCCACGCTCCGGCTATGATATCGCCAAGTTGTTCGATCAAAGCGTCGGCTTTTTCTGGCGCGCGCGCCATTCCCAAATCTATCGGGAACTCGGCAAGCTAAAGGACAAAGCTTGGGCGGTTGCCAAGGAGATCGTCCAGTCCGACAAGCCCAACCGGATCGAGTTTAGCATCACCGAGGCGGGGCGCGAGGCGCTGATGCAATGGTCGCGACAACCTACCGAGCCGCAGGAGTTGAAGGATGATTTCCTGGTCCAGCTCTATGGGATCGAAGCGATCGACCTGGATGCACTGCGCGCCAACCTCCTTGCCCGGCAGGAACGCCATCGCGATCTCCACGCCCAGTATCAAGCGAAGTATAAGCTACTCGAAAATAGCGATATACTCGGCGATATCGGCCGCCGACTCGCGCTTGAAGTGGCGCTGATCTACGAACGCGAATGGGGCGATTGGTGCACCCGCGCGCTCGACCAGCTGAGCCCCGAAGCGCTCGGCTCGCAGAACAATGTCATTCCGATTGAACAGGAGAAACGCGCATGA
- a CDS encoding TonB-dependent siderophore receptor — MTKLTQSVAVGALLLPIAATAQPSPDDGGATPLIVTGTRAPDPVPADQVGGSLTVIDPQALVQRQAREISDILRDVPGLAVSGIAGQTQVRIRGTEANHTLVLIDGIEVSDPFFGEFDFGSLAIDQAARIEVLRGQQSALYGSDAIGGVIHYITLSGSEAPGVQVRAEGGSFGTFNTAARYAGVAGDFDYALSATYLGTDGTVGTRGGTRDLDKTSAALSVNTRWTPAPNVRLRFVGRWSETESEFNNQDFLAGSPTFGFAVDSPGTYVENEAIYALVGGEVDLLDGRWTQAITGQLADIDRVGFSNDIENSGNEGSRLKASYVSSLRLGSERVRHTITFAGDWERERFRNTTPGGFAFTGRRQVRNFGLVAEYGLVVDERLAIGAAIRWDDNSLFDDTTSYRVHGSYAFDFGLRARAAAGSGVKNPGFFELFGFVDGRFIGNAALQPERSEGWEIGLEQELAQGVVTIGATYFESTLDDEIFTDFPPPDFLATPANRTTESRQHGVETFVRAQLGPQWRIDASYTRLSSRENSVREVRRPRNTANMAIAWTAPEERGGLTLVIRHSGSQTDNAFLDPSFVPTTVTLDAFTLVSLAGSLRIAEGVELTGRIENLFDENYEQVFSFANPGIGAFAGVRARF, encoded by the coding sequence ATGACAAAACTCACTCAAAGCGTGGCGGTTGGCGCCCTGTTGCTGCCCATCGCCGCAACAGCCCAACCATCGCCGGATGACGGCGGCGCAACGCCGCTTATCGTCACCGGAACCCGGGCACCCGACCCGGTACCAGCCGATCAGGTCGGCGGATCACTGACGGTGATCGACCCGCAAGCCCTCGTCCAGCGACAAGCGCGCGAGATCAGCGATATCCTGCGCGATGTGCCGGGGCTCGCGGTATCGGGCATCGCCGGCCAGACCCAGGTTCGCATCCGCGGCACCGAAGCCAATCATACGCTGGTCCTGATCGACGGCATCGAAGTGTCCGATCCGTTCTTCGGCGAGTTCGACTTTGGCAGCTTGGCGATCGACCAGGCGGCGCGGATCGAAGTTCTGCGCGGTCAGCAAAGCGCGCTCTACGGTTCCGACGCAATCGGCGGTGTTATCCACTATATAACCCTGTCCGGTAGCGAAGCGCCGGGCGTACAAGTACGCGCAGAAGGCGGATCGTTCGGCACGTTCAACACCGCTGCCCGCTATGCCGGTGTCGCCGGAGATTTCGACTATGCCCTGTCGGCCACCTATTTGGGGACTGACGGTACGGTCGGTACGCGCGGCGGAACGCGTGACCTCGACAAGACTAGCGCCGCGTTATCCGTGAACACCCGATGGACACCGGCCCCCAATGTGCGCCTGCGCTTTGTTGGTCGCTGGTCGGAAACCGAAAGCGAGTTCAATAATCAGGACTTCCTGGCCGGCAGCCCGACCTTCGGGTTCGCGGTTGATTCACCGGGCACCTATGTCGAAAATGAAGCCATCTACGCACTGGTCGGCGGAGAGGTTGACCTGCTCGATGGCCGCTGGACGCAGGCGATCACCGGCCAACTCGCCGATATCGACCGGGTCGGCTTCAGCAATGACATCGAGAATTCCGGCAATGAAGGCAGCCGGCTCAAAGCCTCTTATGTCTCAAGCCTTCGCCTTGGTTCGGAACGCGTACGCCACACCATTACCTTTGCCGGTGACTGGGAGCGGGAACGGTTTCGCAACACGACACCCGGCGGCTTCGCCTTTACCGGGCGCCGACAGGTTCGCAATTTCGGCCTGGTCGCCGAATATGGGTTGGTCGTCGATGAACGGCTGGCAATTGGCGCTGCCATACGCTGGGATGACAACTCCCTGTTCGACGATACGACCAGCTATCGCGTACATGGCAGCTATGCATTTGATTTCGGCCTGCGCGCCCGCGCCGCCGCCGGGTCGGGGGTCAAGAATCCAGGCTTTTTCGAACTGTTCGGTTTTGTCGATGGGCGCTTCATCGGCAATGCCGCCCTGCAGCCGGAACGCTCCGAGGGCTGGGAGATTGGCCTGGAGCAGGAACTGGCCCAGGGCGTGGTCACGATCGGCGCGACCTATTTCGAAAGCACGCTGGACGATGAAATCTTCACCGATTTCCCACCGCCAGACTTTCTCGCCACACCGGCCAACCGAACGACGGAGTCCCGCCAGCATGGTGTTGAAACCTTCGTGCGCGCACAGCTTGGCCCGCAATGGCGGATTGATGCGAGTTACACACGATTATCGTCGCGCGAGAATAGTGTCCGCGAAGTTCGCCGGCCCCGGAACACCGCCAATATGGCGATCGCCTGGACGGCGCCGGAGGAGCGCGGCGGCCTGACGCTGGTGATCCGGCATAGCGGATCGCAGACCGACAACGCCTTTCTCGATCCCTCCTTTGTGCCGACAACCGTAACGCTCGATGCCTTCACCCTGGTCTCGCTCGCCGGTTCGCTGCGGATTGCCGAAGGTGTCGAACTGACCGGCCGGATCGAGAATCTGTTCGATGAAAACTACGAACAGGTTTTCAGCTTCGCCAATCCTGGCATCGGCGCTTTTGCCGGCGTCCGGGCACGATTCTAG
- the crtY gene encoding lycopene beta-cyclase CrtY has translation MGHAAADSGHNLDCDIAILGGGLAGGLIALAVHRARPDIRLRLIDADSVLGGNHIWSFFEGDVDAAGMALIEPLITHRWDNYEVRFPAHSRTLQMAYHSIRSDQFDSVLRETLPGDAIQTGVRVASASDDHVVLEDGREIAANAVIDCRGAGDLDTLDSGWQKFVGLELELTAPHSLSRPIIMDATVDQIDGYRFVYSLPFGPQRIFVEDTYYSDEPELDAETIEQRVLDYAKAQGWDVASIVHREKGVLPVVCNGAFGEYWRSTGAVPKAGVRAGLFHPVTGYSLPEAVRSALFIADHADLPGEPLHGRLFARAAQGWRDASFYRMLDAMMFYGADTANRYKILERFYRLKPALIARFYAGRSRATDKLRILSGKPPIPIRRGMGAILKNQRRKSGRK, from the coding sequence ATGGGTCATGCAGCGGCCGATTCCGGCCATAATCTCGACTGCGATATTGCGATTCTCGGCGGCGGGCTGGCCGGTGGGTTGATCGCGCTCGCCGTGCACCGCGCGCGCCCGGATATCCGCTTGCGCCTGATCGATGCCGATAGCGTCCTCGGTGGGAATCACATCTGGTCCTTTTTCGAAGGCGATGTCGACGCGGCTGGCATGGCGCTTATCGAACCGCTGATCACCCATCGCTGGGACAATTATGAAGTGCGCTTCCCGGCCCATAGCCGCACGCTACAGATGGCCTATCATTCGATCCGATCCGATCAGTTCGATTCCGTGCTGCGCGAAACACTGCCGGGTGACGCGATCCAGACCGGTGTGCGTGTTGCATCAGCGAGCGACGATCATGTGGTGCTCGAGGATGGTCGTGAGATTGCCGCCAATGCGGTGATCGATTGCCGCGGCGCGGGCGATCTTGATACGCTCGATAGCGGCTGGCAGAAATTTGTCGGGCTGGAGCTCGAGCTCACCGCGCCGCATAGTCTCTCCCGCCCGATCATCATGGACGCGACGGTAGACCAGATTGACGGTTATCGTTTTGTCTATTCGCTGCCCTTTGGCCCCCAACGCATCTTTGTCGAGGACACCTATTACAGCGACGAACCCGAGCTTGATGCGGAGACGATTGAGCAGCGTGTTCTCGATTATGCCAAGGCGCAGGGTTGGGACGTTGCCAGCATTGTCCATCGCGAAAAAGGCGTCCTCCCGGTGGTCTGTAACGGCGCATTTGGCGAATATTGGCGCTCCACCGGTGCGGTACCGAAAGCGGGCGTGCGGGCCGGACTGTTCCACCCGGTGACCGGCTATTCGCTCCCTGAGGCCGTGCGCAGCGCGCTCTTCATTGCCGATCATGCTGACCTGCCCGGCGAACCGCTGCACGGGCGGCTTTTTGCGCGCGCGGCACAGGGCTGGCGCGATGCGAGCTTCTATCGCATGCTCGACGCGATGATGTTTTATGGCGCGGACACCGCCAATCGCTACAAGATCCTCGAACGGTTCTACCGGTTGAAGCCTGCGCTGATCGCGCGCTTTTACGCTGGGCGCAGCCGCGCAACCGACAAGCTCCGCATCCTATCCGGCAAACCGCCAATCCCCATCCGGCGCGGCATGGGTGCGATACTGAAAAACCAAAGACGAAAGAGTGGACGTAAATGA
- a CDS encoding cobalamin-binding protein, with product MDRDLKLVSLLPSATEIAVALGLGDNLVGRSHECDFPAPVKSAPICTSTRLEKGLRSIEIDQRVQEIVTQGLSLYEVDAPLLRGLSPDIILTQTQCAVCAVTPDDLTDALANWMGDPPKLISTAPDTLHDVWGDIRAVGAASGREREASRLIRDLKNRLAVLSRSVPAETPRPRIAAIEWFDPLMAAGNWVPELISIAGGESLFATPGEHSDFLAWDDLAAADPDIVILMPCGYQIPQSLADIEAVEGAAHWANLRAVKAGHVYIADGHHFFNRPGPRLVESAEIVAAIIEDWRGAGHPNPGHWMRYSG from the coding sequence ATGGACCGCGATCTCAAGCTCGTATCGCTCCTTCCCAGCGCCACCGAAATAGCGGTGGCGCTGGGATTGGGCGATAATCTGGTCGGGCGCTCGCATGAATGCGATTTCCCCGCGCCGGTGAAATCCGCGCCCATTTGCACCTCAACCCGGCTCGAAAAGGGATTGCGATCGATCGAAATCGATCAGCGGGTTCAGGAGATCGTGACGCAGGGCCTCTCGCTCTATGAAGTCGATGCCCCGCTGCTGCGTGGCTTGTCTCCCGATATCATCCTTACCCAGACGCAATGTGCGGTCTGCGCGGTGACGCCGGACGATCTCACAGACGCCCTGGCCAACTGGATGGGTGATCCGCCAAAACTGATCTCAACCGCGCCGGACACGCTTCACGATGTTTGGGGCGATATTCGTGCAGTCGGCGCGGCGAGCGGACGCGAAAGAGAGGCCAGTCGGCTGATCCGTGATCTCAAGAACCGGCTCGCAGTGCTTTCCAGATCGGTGCCCGCTGAAACGCCACGGCCGCGCATTGCCGCAATCGAATGGTTCGATCCCTTGATGGCTGCCGGCAACTGGGTTCCCGAACTGATCAGCATTGCCGGTGGAGAGTCCTTGTTCGCCACGCCGGGCGAGCATTCCGATTTCCTTGCCTGGGATGATCTGGCCGCAGCCGATCCGGATATAGTGATCCTCATGCCATGCGGATATCAGATCCCGCAAAGCCTGGCCGATATTGAAGCCGTCGAAGGCGCGGCGCATTGGGCGAATCTCCGCGCGGTAAAAGCCGGCCATGTCTATATCGCCGACGGGCATCATTTCTTTAACCGGCCCGGCCCGCGGCTTGTGGAATCGGCAGAGATAGTCGCGGCGATCATAGAAGACTGGCGGGGTGCGGGACACCCAAATCCGGGACATTGGATGCGTTATTCCGGGTGA
- a CDS encoding DUF2141 domain-containing protein, whose amino-acid sequence MRSDNGLLHVCVTRDESHFPDCEDDPAAVRETFRVADTQSVQFSNLPSGDYAIAILHDENGNSRLDRFAGIPREGIGFSRNPRFSFGPPRFSSARFRLGRRGDVQRIRMRYFL is encoded by the coding sequence CTGCGATCCGATAACGGTCTCCTCCATGTCTGCGTAACGCGCGACGAATCCCACTTCCCCGATTGCGAAGATGATCCTGCCGCCGTGCGCGAGACATTCCGCGTCGCAGATACGCAATCCGTGCAGTTCTCCAACCTGCCCTCGGGCGATTATGCGATTGCCATATTGCACGATGAGAATGGCAATTCGCGGCTCGATCGCTTTGCCGGGATCCCGCGCGAAGGCATTGGTTTCTCCCGCAATCCGCGCTTTTCCTTTGGCCCACCGCGCTTTTCCTCGGCTCGCTTCCGACTGGGCCGTCGCGGCGATGTCCAGCGCATCCGGATGCGCTACTTCCTCTAA